Below is a window of Leucobacter chromiiresistens DNA.
GGCTCGTCTCCGAGACGAAGGCGTTGCCCATGCGACCGTACGCGTCGGGGGCGTCGAGCTTCGTGAACGCGCCGTCCGAGTAGAGCAGCGCGCCGTCCTCGCACCCGAAGACGACGGCCTCGTCGGCCGCGGTGCCCTCACCGTGGATCCCGGGGCACTGATCGCTCGACGTCACCTCGTCCCAGTGGTCGTCGTGCGCGTGCAGGGCGACGGCGCCCGAGCGCGAGGTCTCGTCGCCCACGGTCGTCACGAGCGTGCCGTCCTCGAGCTCGATCGAGACGCCGTGGTGCGCGTGCTCAGCCGTGTGGGTGACGGCCTCGGGCAGCTCGCCGTCGACGTGCGCGAGATCGTGGGTGTCGAACACGGTGGTCTCGCCCGCGCCGTCGTCGTAGAGCACCGTCTTGCCCGCGTGCCGCACGACGTGGCCCGCGGCCGAGGCGGGAACGACGAGCCCGGTGAGCGCCGGCTCGGCCGTGTCGAGCAGTTCGAAGCCCTGCGAGGTGGTGACGAAGACGTGCCGGCCGTCGCCGGCGGCGTTCAAGCGGGTGAACTCCTCGCTCTCGAGCTCGTCGACGAGTTCGAGGGTCTCGGCGTCGAGCACGGCGATGCCGCCCGCGTACGAGACGGCGACGCGCTGCTCGTCGGAGTGCGCGTGCTCTTCGCTCGCGGAGTCGGAGGAGGAGTCGCCGGCCGCGGCGTCGCCCGCCGTGTTCGAGGAGCACCCGCTCGCGAGCAGTGCGAGCCCGAGCAGCGCCGCGGGGGCGCCGTATCGGAGGTGTCGTCGGGTCATAGTGGTGTCCTGCTTTCTTTCGATGGGTGTTACTGCGTCAGTCCCTCGGAGATGCGCGCGGTGTTCGCGCGCATCATCTCGAGGTAGGTCTCTGCGCCCTCGCCGGGGCCCGTCAGCGACTCGGTGAAGAGCTCTGCGACGCGCACGTCGATATCGGCCTCGCTCGCGAGCACCTGCACCAGGCGATCGGGCTGCGACGACTCCGCGAAGATCGTGGAGACGCCCGCCTCCGTGATCGCGTCGCTGAGCTCCTGCAGGTCGGCCGCGCTCGGGGCGGCGAGCGTCGTGCCGCCCGGGATCGCCGCGCCGATGATGCGGAAGCCGTAGCGATCCGCGAGGTAGCCGAACACGTGATGGTTCGTGACGAGCGCCCGCCGCTCCGCCGGGATCGCCGCGAACGCCTCCGTCATCTCGGCGTCGAGCGACTCGAGCTCACCGCGGTACTCCGCGGCGTGCTCGGCGAGCCGTTCCCGGTCCACGCCGTCGATCCCCCCGACCGCCTGCTCGACGGCGTCGACCACGTCCACCATCGTGGCGGGGTCGGTCCAGAAGTGCGGGTCGGGGGCGCCGGCCGCGTCTCCGCTCGCGTAGGGCAGCGACACGACGGCGTCGCCCGCTACGAGCAGGGGGGCGCCCGAGTCGGCGGCCCGATCGAGGTGCTGCTGGAGCCCCTCCTCCAGCCCGAGGCCGCTCGAGACGATGAGGTCTGCGTCGCCGAGCATCGCGGCCTCCTGCGCCGAGATCTCGAACGAGTGGGGGTCGGCGTTGGGGCGCATGAGGGTCGTCACCTCCGCCTCATCGCCCACCACTTCGCCCACCACGTCGCCGAGGATGTTGGTGGTGACGACGATCTGCGGGCGATCCGCCCCGCCGTCCGCGCCGGTCGCGCCCGCCGCCCCGCCCTGGCCGGGCGACGCGCACCCGGCCAGCGCGATCGATGCGAGAGCGCCCGCAGCCAGGGCGAGAGCGGCGGCGAGTCTCGTGCGCCGCGCGCTCATCGGCCGGTCTCCACGACGAAGTCGGCGGCCGTGCCGGGTTCGAGGGTGCGGGCGACCCGGGCGCCGTCGGCGTAGTCGATCTCGTGCACGGCGCCGGTCGCGGGGTCGTTCACGTAGGCGCGCTGCGCGTCGACGGTGAGCGACGCCCGGCCGCCGTGGTCGGCGTCGGAGACGAGCGGATCCGTCGCCGCGACCTCGGCCCCGCTCCCGTCGAAGACGTGCACCCTGCCATCCGATGTCAGCGTCACGAGGTGCTCCGACTCGTCGTCCACCGCGGTCGCCGCCGCGGGGCGCTCGGGCATCGCGATCCAGCGCCACGACCGCTCGCGCGTGTCGAGCAGCCACACCCCGCTCCCGTCCCCGAGACCCGCGACGGTCGGGCGGCCCTTGCGCGCCGAGAACTCGGTCGCGGCCGGGGCGGCCCCCTCGGGGTACGGCACCTGCGTCAGCTCGGTCGCGCCCTCCGACGAGGTCGCCAGCACCGCGCCGTCGGCGCAGCCCACCACGAGGGCGAGTCGGGTCGTGATGGTGCCCGACGCGTCGGCGCAGGCGATGGCATCGACCTCGGATCCCTCCGCGTCGACCGCGCGCAGCCGCGCGACGTCGCCGCCCGCACCCGCCTCGGAGACGAGGGCGCCGGTGCCGAGGGGTGCGATGATCCCGTCGTGCGGTGCGACCTCGAGCCGCAGCGTCTCGCGGATCTCGCCCTGCGAGAGCGCCGCGTTGTCGAGCAGCACGGCTTCGCCCGATTCGGGGAAGAAGACGCCGGTGCCGCCCGCGGTCGAGAGCATGCCGGTCGCGACGGTCGCGACGCCCGAGCCCGCGACCGAGCCCGGCAGCGCGGGGGTCGCGCGGTAGTAGTGGAAGTGGTCGACGTGATCCCACGTCCACGCACCGCTGTCGACGATGTCGACGCCCTGATCGTCGGCGACGAACGCGTAGCGCCCGTCCGTGGTCACGGCTTCGGGGGCGCGCACCGGGTCGAGTTCGGTCTCGGCGCCGTCGAGCAGATCGAGGAGCGACACGGAGCCGCCTGCGTCGATCGACACGAGGTGCAGCGGCGGTTCGGGGGCCTCGACCGCGCCCTCGATCTTGGCGTGACCGGCGCCGGAGTCGTCGGAGGCGGAGGCGGCGTCATCGGGCGCAGGGGCGTCGGAGGGCGACGCGCTGCAGCCGGCGAGCAGGATGCCGAGCGCGGCGACCCCGGCCAGTGCGGCGGTGCGGGTTGGGCGGTGGGAATGCGAGAACATCGTGCCTTTCACGGGAGCGGAGCGGGGTGGTGGAGTGCGGGGGCCGTGGGCGGCGGTGCGCCGACGGTGTGCGTTGCGCCGGCGGCGTCGGCGGGGGCGGCGTCGGCGACCGCGTGCGGGGCGCGCCGCAAGCGGGCCGTGGCGCGCGCGAGCAGGCCCGAGAGTGCGGCGAGCGCGATGGCGCCGGCCGCGATCGACGCGCCCGCCGCGGTGCCGAGGTGCCAGGAGGCGAGCAGGCCGATGCAGACCGCGAGCGCACCGACCGCGCTCGCGAGCACCATGCGCGTCGCGATGCTGCGCGTCCACGGGGCCGCCGCCACTGCGGGAGCGAGCAGGAGTCCGACGACGAGCAGTGAGCCGACGGCCTGGTACGAGCTGACGACCGCGAGGGTGACGAGGCCGACGAGCGCCACCTGGGCGAACTGCGGCTTCAGGCCGAGGGTCGCGGCGATGCGCTGATCGAATGCCGCCGCCACGAAGCGGCGGTGGAAGCCGGCGGCGACGCCGATCGTGACCGCGGACGCACCGGCGAGCAGCCAGAGGTCGGCCGGGGTGATCGCGAGGATGTCGCCGAAGAGCATGACGGTCGCGTCGGTGGCGAAGCTGCGGGAGTGCGACACGATGATCACGCCCAGCGAGAGCATCGCGACGAAGAGCAGGCCGATGCTGGTGTCGTAGGAGAGGCGCCCGCGGCGCTGCACCCAGCCGATGAGCACGCTCATCGCGATCGCGCTCGCGGCGGCGCCGAACGTCGTCGGCAGGCCGATCACGGTCGCCAGAGCGACGCCGGGGAGCATGCCGTGCCCCAGGGCCTCGCCGAGGAACGCCATGCCGCGGATCACCACCCAGGTGCCGACCACACCGCAGACGAGGGCGACCAGCGCGCCTCCGATGAGGGCGCGCAGCACGAAGTCGGCGGTGAAGGGTTCGAGGAGCATAGGCACTCGCACATCCTACGCATAAACGAGAATCATTATCAAAATCAGATAGGCTTGCGGCATGTCCTCCTCGATCGCGGGCTCCGGCCCGCTCACCCAGCATCCCCATGCCAGCAGGTCCGAGCCCTCGCGCGCCGCCGGGCGGGCGCGCCCCCTCGTGCGCGGCAGCGGCCTCCGCTTCGCCTTCGACGGCGCTCCCGTGCTCCACGGCGTCGACATCACGCTCGAACCGGGCGTCGTCACGGTGATCGCCGGCCCGAACGGTGCGGGCAAGTCGACACTGCTCGAAGTACTCGCCGGCGTGCGGCGGCCGACGGCGGGAAGCGTCGAGCGATCCGGATCGCTCGCGCTCGTCGTGCAGCGCATCGCCGCGCCCGACGCCCTGCCCGTCACCGTTCGCGAGGTCGTCGCGATGGGCACCTGGCAGCGGCGCAGCGCGAGTCGTGCCGAAGCGAGGCGGAGAGCGGTCGAAGCGCTCGAGCGCGTCGCGCTGCACGAGCTCGCCGATCGTCCGTTCGCCGCGCTCTCGGGCGGCCAGCGCCAGCGCGTGCTGCTCGCGCAGGGCATCGCCCGCCGCGCGCAGATCTTCCTCCTCGACGAGCCCGCCTCCGGGCTCGACGCCGAGAGCCGCGAGCGCACGCATGCGATCCTCGCCGCGGAGGCCGACCGCGGGGCCGTGGTCGCCTGCGTCACCCACGACGACGCCGCCATCGCGCGCGCCGACCGCGTGGTGCGTATCGAGGAGGGCGTGCGCGTGGCGTGAGCCGCGTGCCTGGCGAGTGCGGCGTGCGCGCGGCGGCCGTGCGCTGGCGGCCGTGCGGGGATGCTGACAGGAGCCGCGCGGAGCGCCGCCTAGACTGTTCCGTACGCTGCGTTGCGCGCGCAGCGGTGGACGAAGGAAGGGTGGTTGCCGCTCAGATGATCACCGAACCCGTAGCCGAGATCGATCTCGACGCCATCGCATCCAACATCCGGGTCCTCTCCGCGCTCGCGCCGCACTCCGAGCTCATGGCGGTCGTGAAGGCCGACGGATACGGGCACGGCGCCCTCCCGGTCGCGCACGCCGCCGTCGCCGCGGGCGCCGGTTCACTGGGGGTCGCGACGATCCCCGAGGCCCTCGCGCTGCGAGACGGAGGGGTCACCGCCCCGATCCTCGCCTGGTTGTCGACGAGCGGGTACGCCGCGGCGATCGCGCGCGACGTGCGACTCGGCGTGAACTCGGAGCGTCAGCTCGCGGCGATCGCATCCGCCGCGCGCGAGGTCGGCCGGCCGGTCGAGGTGCACGTCAAGGTCGACACGGGGCTCAGCCGCAACGGCGTCACCGAGGCCGAGCTGCCCGAGGTGCTGCGTCAGCTCGGGCGCCTGCGCGCCGAGGGCGCGGTGCGCGTGCACGGGCTGTTCAGCCACCTCTCCCACGCCGACGTGCCCGAGCACCCGCAGAACAGCCTGCAGCTCGAGCGCCTGCTGGCGGCGCGCGCCGCGTTCGACCGGCACGGCATCCCGGTCGAGCAGATGCACCTCGGCAATTCGGGCACGGCGCTCGCCCGGCCCGACCTGCACCTCGACGCGCTGCGTCCCGGCCTCGCGATGTACGGATACACGCCGTTCGAGCAGCCCGACTCGTCGCTCGTCCCCGCCATGACGCTGCGGGCGCCGCTCGCCCTGATGAAGCGGGTGCGCGCCGGCGACGGGGTGTCGTACGGGCACACCTGGATCGCGGAGCGCGACACCACCCTCGGCCTCGTGCCGCTCGGGTACGCCGACGGCGTGCCGCGCATCATGTCGGGCAGGTTCGACGTGGCGATCGGCGATCGGCGCTTCCCGAGCGTGGGGCGCGTCTGCATGGACCAGTTCGTCGTCGACCTCGGCCCCGACGCCGCCGGTGTCGCCGAGGGCGACGAGGTGGTGCTGTTCGGGCCGGCGCAGGGCTGGCGCCCGAACGCGCGCGAGTGGGCGCACGCCGCCGGCACGATCCCGTGGGAGATCCTCACGAGCATCGGGTCGCGGGTGCCCCGCAGCTACCTCCCCGCCCGCTGACGGCGCCGCGCCGCGCGCTCCGCCGCGCTCCGCTCCGCTCCGCTCCGCGCACCGCTCCGCTCCGCTGTCCCTCACGTCCCTCATCCGGAGCGGGGTCACTTCGGGAGTGTGTCGCTCCTCAACGGCGACGCGACACCCTCCCAAAGCGACCCCGCTCGCAGAATGGGCGCGGTCGGCGGGCGGGCGGCGGCGGGCGGGCGCGGTCCGCGGTAAAGGAGGGCGGATACCAGATCTGCGGATGAGGCTTCCGCAGAGTTCGCACTTCTTCAGCTTCGCGTTCGCGCGTGCTCCTAATCTGGCACCCGGTTGATCCACGACAGCGAAAGCGAGACCGTCACATGCCACGCACCCGCACTCCCCGCACCAACGCCGCAGCGACGGCGACACCCGCAGCGACCACGTGGGGGCTGCTGATCATCCGCATCGCGCTCGGTGCGGTCTTCCTCATGCACGGCGCGCAGAAGCTGTTCGAGTACACGATCCCGGGCACCGTCGCATCGTTCGGCGAGATGGGCGCGCCGCTGCCCGACATCACCGCGCCGCTCGTCGCCGTGCTCGAGTTCGCGGGCGGCGTGCTGCTCATCCTCGGGCTGCTCACGCGTCCGGTCGCGGCGCTGCTCGCCGTCGACATGGTGGTGGCCCTCGTGCTCGTGCACGCTGCGGCGGGATTCTGGGTCGCGGAGGGCGGCTGGGAGTTCGTCGCAGTGCTGGGGGCGGGCGCGCTCGGCATCGCGCTGACGGGTGCGGGATCGCTCTCCCTCGACCGGCCGCTGCTCCGCGGTCGGGCTCCGGCCTGGCTCGCGTAACGCTCCGCGCGCCGACCGCCGCGCCTCGCCGTCCCGCTCGTACGGCCATCCACCCCGGCACCTCCCGGCACAACCCGGAGCGGGGTCACTTCGGGAGCGTGTCTCTCCTCAACAGCACTGCAACACACTCCCGAAGCGACCCCGCTCGCAGAAGGGCGCGGCGCGGCACCGGCCGGGCGGGCCGGCACCGCCGTGGCCGTGGTAGACAGGAGTTCCGCAAGCGACCAATGGAGGAGCATCATGGCAGGGCACGCATCGTTCACCGCGCACAACGGATTCGCGCTGCCGCCGATCGGGCTGGGAACCTACCGGTTGAACGGCGATGCCGGCGCCGATGCGGTCGCCGCGACGGTGCGCGCCGGTTACCGGCTGCTCGACACGGCGGTCAACTACGAGAACGAGGGGTCGGTCGGCCGGGGGTTGCGCCTCGCGGGCGACGCGGCTGAGGGCGTCATCGTCACGTCGAAGCTGCCCGGCCGGCATCACGGAGCGCCGGATCATCGCACGAGCGTAGAGGAGAGCCGTTCGCGCCTCGGCGTCGATGCGATCGGCCTGCATCTGATCCACTGGCCGAACCCGTCGCAGGGGCAGTACGTCGACGCCTGGCAGGGGCTCGTCGACGCGCGCGAGCGGGGAGTGGTCGAGCAGATCGGCGTCTCGAACTTCCTCCTCGATCATCTCGAGCGGATCGAGCGCGAGACGGGGGTGCGCCCGGTCGTGAACCAGTTGGAGGTGCACCCGTACTTCCCGCAGGTGGAGGCGGTCGAGGCGCATCGCGAGCTCGGCATCATCACGCAGGCGTGGAGCCCGATCGGGCGCGCGGGTGCGGTGCTGCAGGAGCCCGTGGTGCGGCAGCTGGCGGAGTCGCACGGCTGCACGCCGGTGCAGGTGGTGCTGGCGTGGCACGTGGCCCGCGGGGTGGTGTCGATCCCGCGTTCGCAGCGGTTGGAGCGGCAGCGGGAGAATCTTGCGGCGGCCGAGGTGCGGCTCGACGACGCCGAGGTGGAGGCCATCACCGCTCTGGGGCGCCCCGATGGTCGTCTATTCGATGCGGATCCCGCGACGCACGAAGAGATGTGATCGGTTCTGCGGCGACCCGCGCCGGGCGGGGGCCCGGCGATCAGCGCCGGGCGGGCGCCCGGCGTTCAGCGCCGAGCGGGTTCCGTTGACGGAGCGCCGTCGCCGGCGCCGGGGGCTCGGCCGACGATCTCGTCGGCGCGCACCGCGATCCACTCGATGAGCGGCAGCATGCGATCCATGAGCTCGCGGCCGCGCTCGGTGAGGCGGTATTCGACGTGGGGCGGCACGGTCGGCAGCGATTCGCGGTGCACGATGCCGTCGGCGACGAGTTGCCGCAGGGTGGAGGCGAGCATCTTCTCGCTGATGCCCTCGACCTCGCGGCGCAGCTCGCCCCATCGGTGGGTGCCGTCGGAGAGGGTGCAGAGCACCAGTACTCCCCATCGACTCATCACGTGGTCGAGCACGACGCGCGTGGAGCAGTCTCGCGCGAATGCGCCGGTTTCGCGCAATTGCGCATAACTCACCATCAGGGAAGTACCTTACCCGAAAGTGGGTACCCGCGCCCGGGAATGCACGCGAGGGGCGGATCGCTGCACTCCCCGAAACCTCCGACGAAAGGACACCTCATGACTCTTCTCGTGACTGCAGCGAGCGGCGCCCTCGGGCACCTCGTGGTCGACGCACTGCTGGCCCGCGGAGTCGCGCCCGAGCAGATCGTCGCCGGCGCGCGTACTCCGGCGAAGGCCGCCGACCTCGCCGAGCGGGGCGTCGCGGTCGTGCCGCTCGACTACGACGACGCGGCGTCGGTCGACGCGGCGTTCGCCGGGGTCGACCGTGTGCTGCTCATCTCGGGGAGCGAGGTCGGCAAGCGCGCCGCACAGCATCAGACCGTGGTCGATGCGGCGAGGCGCGCGGGGGTCGAGCAGCTCGTCTACACGAGCCTCGCGAAGGTGGAGGGCAGCTCGCTGGCGCTCGCACCCGAGCACCTCGCGACCGAGCGCGCCATCGCGGCGTCCGGGCTGCCCGCGACGATCCTCCGCAACAACTGGTACGCCGAGAACTACGTCGCGAATCTCGATCAGAACGGCGAGACGGGGGTGCTGCTGTCGGCGACGCGGGGAGGCCGGGTCGCCGCCGCCGCGCGGGCGGATTATGCGGAGGTCGCAGCGGTGGCGCTGATCGACGACGCGCACATCGGCAAGGTCTACGAGCTGGCGGGGCGTCCGCTCGCCTACGACGACATCGCTGTCGCGATGGGCGAGGCGCTGGGGCGCACCGTGGTGCATCGCGACGTGTCGGCGGACGAGCTGCGCGCCGCGCTCGAGGGCGCCGGCCTCGACGCGGGCACCGTCGGCTTCCTGACCGGACTCGACGCGGGGATCGCGGAGGGCGACCTCGATGTCGACGATCCGACGCTCGCCGAGTTGATCGGCCGTGAGCCGACGCCGCTGGTCGACGTGCTGCGCGCTGCGCGGGGCGCGGCGACCGGAAGCTGACGCGGAAACGCGAAGCGGGCCGCGCACGAATGACGTGCGCGGCCCGCTTCGGCAGGTCGACGGCTCCGGCGGCATCATCGCCGGAGCCGATCGCTCAGACCGTGATCTTCTCGCCCGCGAGGATGCGCTCGACCTCTTCGTACGCCTCGGTCTCCGAGATGCCGCGTGCGAGGGCGAACTCGGTGACGAGGATGCCGCTCGCGCGCTGGTACATGGCCTTCTCGCCGGTGGAGAGCTTCGCGCCCTGGCTGCGGCGCCACAGGTCGCGCACGACCTCGCCGACGCGGTGCACGCTGCCGGAGGCGAGCTTCTCGCCGTTGGCCTTGAAGCGGCGCGACCAGTTGCCCGGCTCCTCGGTGAACTCCTCCTGGAGGATCTGGATGAGCGACTCGATGCCGTCGCGGTCGATGAGCTCGCGCACGCCGATCTCGCTCAGCTGGTCGGCCGGGATCTGAATGGAGAGCTCGTTGAGCAGGGGCTGCAGGGTGAGCCATGTGCGCTCGACGCCGCCGATCTTCTTCACATCGATCGCAGTGATCGTCACCGCACCGTGGTGCGGGTACACGAGGGTGTGTCCCACGACGTGAGACTGCTGCATAGTGATCTCCTCAGGCAATGTCGTGTGCCGACGCGTGGGCTGGATGCCGCACCGTCTGGACGAGTTTGAGGGGAGCGGACGCCGCCGCCAGCGGTCTGCTCACGCCCTCGAACTTGCACTTCATACTAATTTTAGCCGATTCCGGCCGATTTGCCCAATCGAAGGCAGTATGATGCCCCCGCACCCCCGAGCGTGGAGGCGGGGGCGTTCCGCAGCACGCCTCAGTTCAGCGCGATGATGCCGATGTTGAGGGTGCTCGCGAAGCACAGCCACAGCAGGTAGGGCACCATCACCCAGCTGGCGATCCGCGACCATTTCGCCGCCGACACGGCGAGCGCGATCACGACGACGATGAGGGCGATGATGACCACGGCGGCGATCCACCAGGCGGCGTCGCCGATCACGGGGAGCCCGGCGAAGAAGATGGGCGTCCACAGCGCGTTCAGCACCATCTGCACCACGAAGAGCGCGAGCGCGGAGCGCGCGGCGTTCGGCCCGCCCATGCGGAAGCCGGCCCGCCAGATGAGGAAGCCCGCGAGGGCGATGAGCGCGTACAGGGCCGTCCACACGGGCCCGAAGACGGCGTTCGGCGGGTCCCACGGCACCTTCTCGGCCTCGGCGTACCAGCCGTCGACGTTGCCGGTCGAGGCGAGCGATCCGCCGAAGGCGACCGCGGCGACGATCAGGAGGAAGAGGACGGCGGCGATCACCTGCCGCAGCGTCGTCGGGCCCTTCGCCCGGGCGACGACCTGCTCGTCCACATCCGTGTGCGTGCGCGTGTGCATATGCGGGTGACCCCTTCCGTGCATCGGGCAGCCGGCCGGTGCGGCCGATTGCTCGCCACTCTGCCGTCTGCGGCGACCGGGCGCCAGGGGGTTGCGGGCGGGTTGCGGGCGGGTTGGGGGCGGAGGAGCGCCCGAGAACGAGAGAAGATCCGGCGCCGATGCCTGCACGACTCTGCGTGCACGGCATCGGCGCCGGATCTCCTCCCGGCACCGGCGTCTACTGGCCGGAGATGTTGTCTCGCGCCTCCTCGGCACGCGACTGCACGTCGTCCGAAGCCGACGTCGCCTCGCTCTTCACGTGATCGACGGCCTCAGTCGCGCTCTCCTTCACGGCCTGCGCGGCCTCGGCGGCCGGCTCCTGCAGGTTCGAAGCGACCGACTTGGCTGCGGCGGTCGCCTCGTCGACGAGGGGCTGCGCCTCCTCGCGAAGCGTCTGCGAGAGCTCCTTCTCCTTCTCCGAGCTCGGGATCAGCGAGGCCGCGACCAGCCCGACGCCGAACGCGATGAGCCCGACGGCGAGGGGGTTGCCCTCGGCCTTCGCCTTCACCGTGTGCGCGGCGTCGTGCGCGGCGTCGCCCGCACGCGATGCGGCGTCGCTCGCGCGCCCCGCGACATCCGAGGCCGAGCCGCTGGCGTCGTCAGCCACGCCCATCACGCGCTCCTTGAACGAGCCGAACTTGGAGCGCACCTTGTCCTTCTGGCGGTCCACGATCTTGCCGGGCGTGACCTTGTCGACGAGGGCGTCGGTGTCGGCCCCCAGCGACCGGCGGGTGCGCTCGATCTCGGCGCGGATGGCGTCAGGTGACTCGTTCATCGGTTCTCCTCATTTCTCTTGAGTGTCGGAATGAATTCCTGAAGGGTCTCCATCGTCTGCGGGGCGCCCTTCACCTTCTTCAGCTGCGCTTTGCCGACGACGAACAGCACGGCGGCGATGATCGCCCAGATGACGGCGACGATCAGCCCGGACCAGCCGCCGCCGACGAGTGTCGCCAGCGCGGCCCAGAGGGCGATGGAGAGGAAGAGCACGACCATGCTGCCGGCGTAGGCCGCGCCGCCGAGCATGCCCGCACCGCGGCCGGTGTTCTTCGCCGACTCCCGCAGCTCCGCCTTGGCGAGTGCGAGCTCCTGGCGCATGAGCGTCGAGAGGTCTCCCGTCACCTCGCTCAGCAGGTCACCGAGCGATTCGTTCGCGGCGCGTTCTTCAGAGGGGGTTGGGTCGGCCATCTGCGCCTCCTCCCGTGATGTCGCCGTGGCGGGATCCGCCTGTCAGCCCGGGGTTCGGGCCAGGGGTGGTGCCGGGTGCCGAGCCGGGTGCGCCGGGCACGACGCCGGGAAGCGGCGATTCGGGTGCGGCGGGCGCGGGCGGGATCGGCTGCCCGGAGGCCGGAGCGACCGGTGCGGGCGGTGCCGCCGGGGGAACGACCGGGGCTGCGGGGCTCGAGGCCGGCGCCGCCGGCGTCGTCACCGGGACCGCGGGCCGCGAGACCGGAGCGGCGGGGCTGGACCCCGTGGTGCTGGACCCCGTGGCCGAGACGCCGGATCCGCTCGACTGCTGGTCGTGGGCGCTCGATGCGAGGGCGCGGGTGAGCCGGCCGGCTACCACGCCCGCGACGGCGGCGATGCCGATGAAGGCTCCGGGCCGACGGCGCGCGAACGACTTGACCTCGTCGAGCACCTCGCGGGGTTCGCGGCTCTCGAGCCAATCCCCGATGCGGGCGACCTTCTCGGAGGTCTGACGGACGAGATCGGGGGCGACGCCGCCGCCCGAGGCGCTCGACGCCATCGCGTCGAGGTCGTCCCCCGCGCGCTGCAGACCGGTCGCGAGGCGCGACTGCTGCTTCGAGGCCTCGTCGCTCAGCTCGCGCGTCGTCTGCGCGACGAGCTCGTGGAACTGCATCGACGCCTCTTCGACGACGTTGCCCGCCTCGTCCTTCGCGGTGTGGGCGACGTTGCTCGCGTTCTCCTGCACCGTGTGCGCGAGTGCTCCGGCCTCCTCCTTCGCGGTGTCGACCGTGCCGGACGATGGGGTGCGATTCGGATTCGCGTTGCCGCTCCCGAGGAGCTCATTCTCATGGGACATGTTCTCTCCTTCCACGCCGGATCGTTGCCGGTGTGACACCGTTTGTAGTCGAAGGGGTGCGGAAGGAAACGGGCCTTGCACGGTCGGCGATCATGTGCCATCCGCGCGGGGTGGTCATATCGACTCAGGCGTTCCGGTCGACGGGCATCAATTCGACGGAGAGGTCGGCGCCGTCGACCACGGCGGTCATCATCGTGCACTCCGGCTGACGGCGGCGATCGGTCGGGGAACCGGGGTTGATGAGGTGCATGCCGGCGGGCGACACCGTGTGCCAGGGGATGTGCGAGTGCCCGAAGACGAGCACGTCTGCGTCGGGGAAGGCCGCGTCGGCTCGGCGCTCCCGCCCCGCCGCGGCGCCCGTCTCGTGCACCACCGCGAAGTCGAGCTGTTCGACGCGCACGCGCGCGACCTCGGGGAGCCGGGCGCGCAGCTCCGGCTCGTCGTTGTTGCCCCACACGCCGACGAGTCGCCGCGACCGCGCGTCGAGCAGGTCGAGCGTCGCCGCGTCGACCCAGTCGCCGGCGTGGATCACGAGATCGGCTTCGGCCGCCGCCGCGAGCACGGCGGAGGGCAGGCGCTTCGCCCGCTTCGGCAGGTGCGTGTCGGCGATGATGAGCAGGCGGGTCGTCATGCCACACTCATATCGCGGTGGGCGGGCACCACGCAAGGCACTGCCGGGATCCGGGGCCGCGTTCGACCATGGCAGCATGCACTTCGGGATCGCGACCATCGTGGCAGGCACCTGTGGCCCGCGCCATTGAGTCGTACGCCCCGATCGGCGACGGCCGCACGGTGGCGCTGATCGGACTGAACGGGCGCATCGACTGGCTCCCGCTGCCGAACCTCACGAATGTTCCGGTGTTCGCGCACCTGCTCGACGACGAGACGGGTGGCTCCTTCACGCTGGCGCCCGATCTGCCCGAATCGCAGTACCGAGCCGAGCGCCGCTACGTGCCGAACACGAACGTGCTCGAGACGACGTTCACCACCGCGGAGGGCGCCGTGCGCGTGACCGACGCCCTCGTGTCGGGCGTCGCGGGCCGGCT
It encodes the following:
- the aztD gene encoding zinc metallochaperone AztD, yielding MTRRHLRYGAPAALLGLALLASGCSSNTAGDAAAGDSSSDSASEEHAHSDEQRVAVSYAGGIAVLDAETLELVDELESEEFTRLNAAGDGRHVFVTTSQGFELLDTAEPALTGLVVPASAAGHVVRHAGKTVLYDDGAGETTVFDTHDLAHVDGELPEAVTHTAEHAHHGVSIELEDGTLVTTVGDETSRSGAVALHAHDDHWDEVTSSDQCPGIHGEGTAADEAVVFGCEDGALLYSDGAFTKLDAPDAYGRMGNAFVSETSPIVVGDYKSDPDAEGYLLGSVALIDTVAEKLEVVDLPENVRYTFRDVTRGPDDLAYILSTDGSIHVLDPETGDLVDEFPVIDAWEGPAEWQDAHPALVGTGGDTAYVTEPAANSVHAVDLRTGEITATAELDHTPNEFAVALGEH
- the aztC gene encoding zinc ABC transporter substrate-binding protein AztC encodes the protein MSARRTRLAAALALAAGALASIALAGCASPGQGGAAGATGADGGADRPQIVVTTNILGDVVGEVVGDEAEVTTLMRPNADPHSFEISAQEAAMLGDADLIVSSGLGLEEGLQQHLDRAADSGAPLLVAGDAVVSLPYASGDAAGAPDPHFWTDPATMVDVVDAVEQAVGGIDGVDRERLAEHAAEYRGELESLDAEMTEAFAAIPAERRALVTNHHVFGYLADRYGFRIIGAAIPGGTTLAAPSAADLQELSDAITEAGVSTIFAESSQPDRLVQVLASEADIDVRVAELFTESLTGPGEGAETYLEMMRANTARISEGLTQ
- the aztB gene encoding zinc ABC transporter permease AztB; amino-acid sequence: MLLEPFTADFVLRALIGGALVALVCGVVGTWVVIRGMAFLGEALGHGMLPGVALATVIGLPTTFGAAASAIAMSVLIGWVQRRGRLSYDTSIGLLFVAMLSLGVIIVSHSRSFATDATVMLFGDILAITPADLWLLAGASAVTIGVAAGFHRRFVAAAFDQRIAATLGLKPQFAQVALVGLVTLAVVSSYQAVGSLLVVGLLLAPAVAAAPWTRSIATRMVLASAVGALAVCIGLLASWHLGTAAGASIAAGAIALAALSGLLARATARLRRAPHAVADAAPADAAGATHTVGAPPPTAPALHHPAPLP
- the aztA gene encoding zinc ABC transporter ATP-binding protein AztA, with amino-acid sequence MSSSIAGSGPLTQHPHASRSEPSRAAGRARPLVRGSGLRFAFDGAPVLHGVDITLEPGVVTVIAGPNGAGKSTLLEVLAGVRRPTAGSVERSGSLALVVQRIAAPDALPVTVREVVAMGTWQRRSASRAEARRRAVEALERVALHELADRPFAALSGGQRQRVLLAQGIARRAQIFLLDEPASGLDAESRERTHAILAAEADRGAVVACVTHDDAAIARADRVVRIEEGVRVA
- the alr gene encoding alanine racemase; its protein translation is MITEPVAEIDLDAIASNIRVLSALAPHSELMAVVKADGYGHGALPVAHAAVAAGAGSLGVATIPEALALRDGGVTAPILAWLSTSGYAAAIARDVRLGVNSERQLAAIASAAREVGRPVEVHVKVDTGLSRNGVTEAELPEVLRQLGRLRAEGAVRVHGLFSHLSHADVPEHPQNSLQLERLLAARAAFDRHGIPVEQMHLGNSGTALARPDLHLDALRPGLAMYGYTPFEQPDSSLVPAMTLRAPLALMKRVRAGDGVSYGHTWIAERDTTLGLVPLGYADGVPRIMSGRFDVAIGDRRFPSVGRVCMDQFVVDLGPDAAGVAEGDEVVLFGPAQGWRPNAREWAHAAGTIPWEILTSIGSRVPRSYLPAR
- a CDS encoding DoxX family protein, translating into MPRTRTPRTNAAATATPAATTWGLLIIRIALGAVFLMHGAQKLFEYTIPGTVASFGEMGAPLPDITAPLVAVLEFAGGVLLILGLLTRPVAALLAVDMVVALVLVHAAAGFWVAEGGWEFVAVLGAGALGIALTGAGSLSLDRPLLRGRAPAWLA